The proteins below are encoded in one region of Neoasaia chiangmaiensis:
- a CDS encoding putative adhesin, translated as MPSLIRNEVGNNFYVWTLADGRSSKSECVITAHGMIDPLHRRYSGPDVTFSFYCSRRTTLTDPGIAMFNTESANPRNAERVAQGSSSSMDEYLLGKYTNTDGQSRQHNGMGEDYAKLADLGRFLPRYDVVSVRNRGLRYANPVTLTELVGTLWEHGYRYNVFHCLFCRPTFSQMVSETLKGSAVPSETVQWA; from the coding sequence ATGCCATCGCTGATCAGAAATGAAGTTGGAAACAACTTTTACGTATGGACTCTTGCAGATGGCCGATCGAGCAAATCCGAGTGCGTCATCACCGCGCATGGGATGATCGATCCACTCCATCGCCGATATTCCGGGCCGGATGTTACATTTTCCTTTTATTGCAGTCGCCGCACGACCCTGACCGATCCGGGGATTGCCATGTTCAATACGGAAAGCGCCAATCCGAGAAACGCTGAACGTGTTGCGCAGGGTTCATCATCCTCTATGGATGAATACCTGCTGGGAAAATATACCAATACCGATGGGCAAAGTCGTCAGCACAATGGCATGGGTGAGGACTACGCGAAACTCGCCGACCTTGGCCGGTTTTTACCCAGATACGATGTTGTCAGCGTCCGCAATCGGGGGTTACGCTATGCCAACCCGGTTACGTTGACCGAGCTTGTCGGAACGCTGTGGGAGCACGGGTATCGGTATAATGTTTTCCACTGTCTTTTCTGTCGACCGACTTTCAGTCAGATGGTCAGCGAGACACTGAAGGGATCGGCCGTCCCGTCTGAAACGGTGCAATGGGCGTGA
- a CDS encoding Hcp family type VI secretion system effector, translating into MGIYLKYGDAQGDVTETNHTNWIELLDAQWSMSRTIRSSVGIGKNRESTSAYVSELTLTKYIDASSHTLSTYAFVGQAKQAQIDFTRVNEGGETLFRSLILKDSITSSLVNSGHGKDRPTETLTLNFTEITIEDYGEGADGSKTGPKRIIYDLTQAKTS; encoded by the coding sequence ATGGGTATCTATCTTAAATACGGTGACGCCCAGGGTGATGTGACCGAAACCAATCATACGAACTGGATCGAACTGCTCGACGCCCAGTGGAGCATGTCCCGCACGATCCGTAGTTCCGTTGGTATTGGCAAGAACCGCGAGTCCACCTCGGCATATGTGAGTGAACTGACACTCACCAAATATATCGATGCGTCGAGCCACACGCTCTCGACCTACGCTTTCGTCGGGCAGGCGAAGCAGGCGCAGATCGACTTCACGCGCGTCAACGAGGGCGGGGAGACGTTGTTCCGGTCTCTCATCCTGAAAGACTCCATCACCTCCAGCCTCGTGAATTCCGGGCACGGCAAGGATCGTCCGACAGAGACTCTGACCCTTAATTTTACCGAGATCACGATCGAAGATTACGGTGAGGGTGCGGACGGCAGCAAAACCGGTCCGAAGCGGATTATCTACGATCTCACGCAGGCAAAAACTTCCTGA